Within Anopheles nili chromosome 3, idAnoNiliSN_F5_01, whole genome shotgun sequence, the genomic segment TCAGTCCTGTTGCAGTACGGCTCGGATCGACCACAGATCGGACTTTGGCACTCCGATTGATCTACACCTTGCGACGAGAGGTCTCCAGGGTTGGCCAAAGTTGCACGTCGAAGTTTACGCGGTTAACGCGCTCCGAAACTATTGGCCCGTTGGCTACGGGTTTGCATTTGTGCCGGTCCGACCCGGTCATCACCGAGTGCGTATTGCCACGTGGCGTGTAACATCATCTGCGTTGACCGACGTGGTCCGCGAACGGTTCCATACCGGCGGGATTTCGCTTGCCAAAAGTGACATCGCGTTCTCCGGCATCGAGCGGTACAAACTGCTCACGAGGACAGCCGGTACGGTCGAGGCCGAGTTGATGCTAATATTCAAAAACTTCGCCGAGTATGGAGTGGAGCTACATTAGCCGGTTGGTCGTGGTCCTGCTACTGCTTGTTTTTACCGTCCAGGGATCTGATAGGAACGTGCAGCGGTTCGTCAAGATTGACGTGTCTAAGATAAACGTGAAGAATGCTTCCGATCCTAACAGCGCTAACACCAGCACAACGACCGTTGTTAATGAACCGGTGACGGAGGCATCGACCACAATCTCTACGGCGGAGCAAAGTACCCCCACTGTGACTTCTACGACTCCTATTCCAGCTTCCACGGTGTCTATCCCTAGTGATCATGGAACCACGGCCAGCCTTCCCACATCGACTCCAGGCGCAGTGCCAACGGATCCGTCCCCACTGCCTTTTACGCCAGGACGTGCCGCAAAACTAGTGCCCGAAGGATACTACTGCCGGTGTGACCTGACGGTAAGTTTTAGCGGCTTTCGTGATGTAAGTCATTGTCACTATTATCATTTTAGATCAACGCCTGCGACGTTAACTGCTGCTGCGATATCGATTGTGACAAGGTGATGCTCCGATCGTTCGATTGTAATGAAGAGACACTCCACAAGGACGAGTACCACCACAACGAAGGACTTCAGTCGTGCCGTGTCCAAGGTGGCCTGTTTTGTCTCGTCGAGCCTATTTATGAGGAAGGTGATGATAGTGTAAGTAAATTGGCAGAATCTGTACCAAATGTTGCGACATTATTAACGGATTCACGTTCTTATTCACGTCTCTTTTTCAGCACTACGACACAAAGCGACTACCACACGCCACTCGTCACAAGTGGAAGGACTTATTTCCCGTTGATGTATCTccatcttcctcctcttcctcggCAGAAGACATCCGGTACGATCAGTACCGTGTGGACGACGTCGTGTACTTTTACAATGAATCCAGCGAGCTGGTACAACCGTTCGGTAAGATAATTGACGTCCTTTCGAGAACAACAATGTCCTTAATACCAACCTTGCTTTCTTTTAGTCCTTCCATATTCTCTTACCGGAGGTACCTGCCAAGTGGAGCAACCGGTGCGTTTCCTACGCGATAGAATCGATCTCTGTCGGCGAACCGTAGACGAACTAGGTGATTTCAATCGTGCGTTCCTACGCCACCACGCGGCACAGACGCGCTTCTTTCGTACGCCCAAAAAATCAACCGTCATGGAACGGTACTGTGCGGATGATGTCGATTGTCTTAATGCGACGCTTTCGGTTTGTCACTCGAATGGGAACGATTGGAACTGCACGCAGGATGCGACGAACAGCAGTAGTACTAACACTATGGCAGAATCAATCGAAAACGATTCCGGTGTAAGCTGTCAAGGAATTGAGATAACTTTCATCCATAACTATACCCACCTTTTAGAGGTGCGGATGAAGATAACTTGCCAGTCATATCCTGCTGATCAGGAACTCTGGGAAGAGATCGTGTGGCAACGGATCACTGTGCGGTTTGCCGATACGACTCCTCCAGGGAAAAGCAACGTTATCCGATCAGTGAGTGGTAACATAGGTTACCTCACCGGTAAGCCGCTGATTGTGACGCATATGCAGCTACCATCGAACAACACTGCCACAAACCAGGATACTCCTGCCGAAAACATGCCCAATCCCATGCTGGCGTACTTCACCAACGGAACGCGTCTACCGGATGGTGTTTTCCGCCTACGGGTACCCATGAGCCGCAGGAACCGGTGTGTACCGGTCAGCATGGAACATGGAATGATCGATTTCGGAGTCGATTCACATCATCGTTGCAATTATGTTCCAATGGAATTCACCAACCAAACGGGAAGCCCCCAAAATTTCACCCGTTTCTGCTCCGATCTACAGCAGGGTCTATACGGTCAGCTGCTGCCCGGAGTTCATCGCATGCCGGCCACATCCGCCGGCGAAGGATACGACCGGCTTAACCTGTACCTCTCGAAATACGCCAATCCACGTAACCGCACCGCGGACTGGGTGCAGGTACGGTCAACCAACGTCATCGCAAGCGCCCAACCCGGTGCTGAACCGTCCGACCCTACCGACGGATACTTCACCTGCAGTAACATGCTCATCAACGTGGACTATCGGTTCTACTATGCGCGGGAACGTGTGAGAGGCGTACGGCATCAGGCCATCCTGCGAGATGCAGAAATCGTGTTCGGACCTCGGGTCAACTTGCGCTTCCGGCTGGATGAGGACATTCGTGTGCCCATATTCGTGCAGGTACAGTTTTTCGATCTAACATCATCGTCGGTTGGTGTCCTGTCATGGCCGGAATTTACAGTCTTACCTGTGGTGTCCGGTTTACTAATCATCATGGGGTCTTGTTAGAGGTGATCGGATGTTTTACAAAAATGTGTTTGTCCGTACTTCAACGGTTTCGGTGTTCAATTCCGTTCTGTATCTagtattttccaaaaatatgGCGTCCTTGTCGAGTATTCAAACAACCTGACGACATTTGGTCGCATATAAAGCGACAAATTAGATGATCACTTAAGAAAACTGTAAACATTCGTAATTTATTACTATTTGATTGCCGAACACGTGTTTGGAAAAGTGAAtagaatttaatttaccatTTAGTTACGTAAATGTTCGTTTCTTTGGCTCTTATACTAACTTATGAACTCTGAAGAAATCTTCGACCTGCATAAAAATGCCTTTATATTTACCAGAAAACTATGAACTAAATTAAAACCTGTGTTTGTCTACTCTTTAATGTCCGGTAAAAGGCACACTTTTCATTACGTACTCTACTAAATTAACAAAACCTGTAGAAATTGCATCTTGGGTACAGGAAGGTCATGGGGGGTTTGTACCACTATCGGTGGAAAGAAATTAGACGATGCCGATGCGAAAGATATGGCTACATCGTCGTTACTCGATCAGTCCCATCGTACGTGCCACACTCTGGTACTCCGTCCGAGCGACGTAACATCCAGTCATAACACGTTTCCCGTTGTACGCCATCCGCCCATGCAGCACTCGCCAGTTGTCGAAGATCAACACCGTTCCGGGTGTCAGCTGGAATTTCCACTGCTCCTCTTCGCGGTAAACCTCGGCGGCGAGACGTTGGTAGTCGGCGTAAAACTGCGGCACTGCGGTTGGTGCGAGTGTCCTTAACGGGGCGCGATCGTACGGGTTAAAGCGTATCTGCTCGATCGCATCCGGTCGCAATGGATGTCGTTTGAGCACTGGTGCCACGTACCGGTGGTGTTTGTCCTCCTCGATGTACTCCGCCTCAAGCGGATACTCACAGAGCCGCCCGTACGCCGCCGAATCGGATTCACGTAGCCGTTCAGCCGCCCGGAACCCATCGACAAGAATCGTCTCACCACCCTGCCCGTTGAACTGGATGCAGTGCAGTACCTGCAAACCGGCTGCATCGCAGAAGTACGTGTTGTCCGTGTGCGGTCCGAGAAAACCGTTCGTGTATGCCGTGTCGCTGTGGTCCATTTTGCTTTCGCTGAACGTCCACATATCGCCGAAGAGCGTCCGCTGCACCGGGAAGAGCCGCTTTACGGCCATCTCGGTGCTCGGTTGGTTTGGGGGTACCTTCGTGATGAGAGCAAACCCGTACGTCACCAGGCTGCTGACGATCTGCCGCATCACGTCGTCCTCGCAGAGTAAATCATTTAACGTTACGCGAGCGTACCCGGCGGTGCTGGCGGTGATCGCCTCCCGGTCCCACAGAACAAGCTGTGCGTGACGGTATTCGAGCCTCAACCGGAAGGTGTCGACCTGGTTGGAGAAGACCACGTCGAAATCGTACGTTGACTGGTGTCCATCAGACCCTATGGGGAGCCGTGGAAAGTGGAAGAAACTATGAAAATTGCTTAAGGAAGCAGGCGAGGAAATCACTTACATTTTATGTCGATGCGCTGTTCTCCTTCGTTTACGTCACACGACGCAGGTTTAATGTCAAGCGGAAGCTCGAGGATCGAGGTGGACCTTTGAAACGTGGTCGCATTATAGCAGGCGCTGCAGTGGCAATGATCGCGCAGCCACACGTAGCTAACTGATGCGGTTTCTTTAGTCGCCGGGTTGCAAACGGTGAGAAACCGGCTCTCGTCCAACGATTCGTCCGCTTTGCCCGGGCACATTGCTAAGTATGAGAAAGGAAAGATTAGCGCACTTAGGTCG encodes:
- the LOC128727459 gene encoding B9 domain-containing protein 2; its protein translation is MAELHIIGELRTAVDFDEPNLFCRWSIQFGSNWKAIEGHTEGQSCCSTARIDHRSDFGTPIDLHLATRGLQGWPKLHVEVYAVNALRNYWPVGYGFAFVPVRPGHHRVRIATWRVTSSALTDVVRERFHTGGISLAKSDIAFSGIERYKLLTRTAGTVEAELMLIFKNFAEYGVELH
- the LOC128726007 gene encoding uncharacterized protein LOC128726007, with translation MNKLRSCCVPCCKNEKFSLVHKFPSDNERAEQWRQILAIDSFIGLPIEIIRKRYYICSRHFRDADYKNKASRSINITAVPSINLTTLNDPEGLNREIPPLLRAPMPASLPFVDDGHESKIPGQEQRNLSQSHHIKLEADEMGKSSSITIELNDFIEESFSPSGVPFLGLNEAKAPSRVEKSATFKSTERRYLSKRSIPSGSAVAEGQPKAKVSPTDTNNLLSAAIAKPITGALSTGAGLLTTEKARLLLKRVKGPSFMIERKKGTLTSATTQTDDELAFDNTPAPSKNADEEDRKDEGKAATSTKVLALLECTPENLQRLKQKLHDQGGSLCIDERLLRLDDEQDKAMCPGKADESLDESRFLTVCNPATKETASVSYVWLRDHCHCSACYNATTFQRSTSILELPLDIKPASCDVNEGEQRIDIKWSDGHQSTYDFDVVFSNQVDTFRLRLEYRHAQLVLWDREAITASTAGYARVTLNDLLCEDDVMRQIVSSLVTYGFALITKVPPNQPSTEMAVKRLFPVQRTLFGDMWTFSESKMDHSDTAYTNGFLGPHTDNTYFCDAAGLQVLHCIQFNGQGGETILVDGFRAAERLRESDSAAYGRLCEYPLEAEYIEEDKHHRYVAPVLKRHPLRPDAIEQIRFNPYDRAPLRTLAPTAVPQFYADYQRLAAEVYREEEQWKFQLTPGTVLIFDNWRVLHGRMAYNGKRVMTGCYVARTEYQSVARTMGLIE